From the genome of Blautia pseudococcoides, one region includes:
- a CDS encoding beta-L-arabinofuranosidase domain-containing protein, translating into MLYCIQWYCEQGEKEHIHTEGVSFDIHALVQMLREQALDWADIFENFPFTRPAGYYYNWDKEYSHFSWEDYHDTMKYHANHIVNVTMGFKYPAMLSYFFEDRDYEAISLAGMENARKYHGVASGAVNGDEHLSGNNPSQGAELCSVVEYMFSLQTMLEAFGLPGFADQMERLAYNALPATITEDFMAHQYVQQANQVLVSWAKRCWFNNNEESNMFGLEPNFGCCTANMHQGWPKFVKSLWYRAEDLGLVSMVFAPCRLETEAEGRKVCIREETEYPFKDKITFHVEEASHENLEFRIRIPQWCSTYKLYKNETCIKEEDHREKTGVIMPVCRGLKTGDVIRAEFSMDIERSYWFHNSMAVERGPLVYALDMKERWKTVKEVAGVRDYEVYPESAWNYALEESPAFEVSINPVGETPFSKAHPPVKLKTKGRRLDAWELEANSAGILPTSPVRPDGEEEEIGLIPYGCTKLRVSQFPWYINEDR; encoded by the coding sequence TTGCTGTACTGTATCCAGTGGTATTGTGAGCAGGGAGAGAAGGAGCATATCCATACAGAGGGTGTTTCGTTTGACATCCATGCACTGGTGCAGATGCTCCGTGAGCAGGCGCTTGACTGGGCTGATATATTTGAGAATTTTCCATTTACCAGGCCCGCGGGTTATTACTATAACTGGGATAAGGAGTACAGCCATTTTTCATGGGAGGATTACCATGACACCATGAAATACCACGCCAATCATATTGTAAATGTGACCATGGGATTTAAATATCCGGCAATGCTGTCTTATTTCTTTGAAGACAGGGATTATGAGGCAATTTCCCTAGCAGGAATGGAGAATGCCCGGAAATATCACGGGGTAGCAAGCGGCGCTGTAAACGGAGATGAGCATTTAAGCGGAAATAACCCTTCCCAGGGCGCGGAACTCTGCTCCGTGGTGGAGTACATGTTCAGCCTTCAGACCATGCTGGAAGCCTTCGGCCTTCCAGGATTTGCGGATCAAATGGAGCGGCTGGCTTACAATGCGCTGCCTGCCACCATCACAGAGGATTTTATGGCCCATCAGTATGTACAGCAGGCAAACCAGGTGCTGGTCAGCTGGGCCAAACGATGCTGGTTCAATAATAATGAGGAGTCCAACATGTTTGGGCTGGAGCCGAATTTTGGCTGCTGCACAGCAAATATGCATCAGGGCTGGCCGAAGTTCGTGAAGAGCCTGTGGTACAGAGCGGAGGATCTGGGATTGGTTTCCATGGTATTTGCCCCATGCAGGCTGGAGACAGAGGCAGAGGGAAGAAAGGTATGCATCAGGGAGGAGACAGAATATCCTTTCAAAGATAAAATTACATTCCACGTGGAGGAAGCCTCCCATGAAAACCTGGAATTCCGCATCAGAATTCCCCAGTGGTGCAGCACCTATAAACTATACAAAAACGAAACTTGCATAAAAGAAGAGGATCACAGAGAAAAGACAGGAGTCATAATGCCTGTGTGCAGAGGGCTTAAGACAGGTGATGTGATCCGGGCAGAGTTTTCCATGGACATTGAAAGATCCTATTGGTTCCATAACAGCATGGCAGTGGAAAGAGGTCCCCTGGTGTATGCCCTGGACATGAAAGAAAGATGGAAAACAGTAAAAGAGGTAGCCGGAGTCAGGGATTATGAGGTTTATCCGGAAAGTGCCTGGAATTATGCATTGGAAGAAAGTCCGGCTTTTGAAGTCAGCATAAACCCAGTGGGAGAAACACCTTTTTCAAAAGCGCATCCTCCGGTGAAGCTGAAAACTAAAGGGCGGCGGCTAGACGCCTGGGAACTGGAAGCAAACAGCGCGGGAATCCTTCCAACCAGTCCCGTACGTCCGGACGGTGAGGAGGAAGAGATTGGTTTGATCCCTTATGGCTGCACAAAACTGAGAGTCAGTCAATTTCCATGGTACATAAACGAGGACAGATAA
- a CDS encoding AraC family transcriptional regulator, whose product MEYVNFSTPPYPHFIIAGSALYRPGDAHGRRSNIGIFDLIFIEYGELYITDGDAAYHLRENELLILKPDSTHYGHKKVAEKTKFDWLHFRSVGNYQYAGEFHLVKEERKSLSTYTDRKSTLTLPLYKKMTPMESSEFTSIFSKLISANIDKYQQKETQDQAPLSPLECQELFFRLLSFVQVFQPQRNSSELLAANIMEYILQNFHTQLTLESIADYFNFHPVHIIRCLKKEYGITPNKAIIQIRIDNAKKMLITSNLSINKISEFVGFSSPSYFNKVFREYTNMTPKEYRAQKRPGA is encoded by the coding sequence ATGGAATATGTGAACTTTTCTACTCCCCCTTACCCCCATTTCATTATTGCCGGGTCTGCGCTTTACCGTCCCGGAGACGCACACGGCAGAAGAAGCAATATCGGTATCTTTGATTTGATTTTTATTGAATACGGGGAACTTTATATTACGGACGGAGATGCTGCTTATCATCTCCGGGAAAATGAACTGCTTATCTTAAAACCGGACTCCACCCATTACGGCCACAAAAAAGTGGCGGAAAAGACTAAATTTGACTGGCTTCATTTCAGAAGTGTGGGAAATTATCAATACGCCGGTGAATTCCATCTGGTGAAAGAAGAACGGAAATCCCTGAGTACCTATACAGACCGGAAAAGCACCCTCACCCTTCCCTTATATAAAAAAATGACACCCATGGAAAGCAGTGAATTCACATCCATATTTTCAAAATTGATTTCAGCCAATATAGACAAATACCAGCAGAAGGAGACCCAGGATCAGGCCCCTTTATCCCCCCTGGAGTGCCAGGAGCTTTTCTTCAGGCTGCTGAGCTTTGTGCAGGTTTTCCAGCCCCAGAGAAATTCCTCGGAACTGCTGGCTGCCAATATTATGGAATACATACTGCAGAACTTTCACACACAGCTCACCCTGGAAAGCATTGCCGATTATTTTAACTTCCACCCGGTCCATATCATACGCTGCCTGAAAAAAGAATACGGTATCACCCCAAACAAAGCCATCATACAGATCAGGATCGACAACGCAAAAAAAATGCTCATAACCTCTAATCTGAGCATCAATAAGATTTCTGAATTTGTGGGCTTTTCCTCCCCTTCTTACTTTAATAAAGTCTTTCGGGAGTATACAAATATGACCCCTAAAGAATACAGAGCACAAAAAAGGCCCGGAGCATAA
- a CDS encoding class II fructose-bisphosphate aldolase, producing MALVKMKTLLENAAKNNRGCGAFSVGNMEMVKGAVRAAEELDTPIILQIAEVRLKHSPLDLMGPMMVQAAKSAKVDVAVHLDHGLTFETVQRALELGFTSVMLDASTLPFEENIADTKKVVELAAKYGATVEAELGLVGGSEDGSCDHGIRCTDPDDAKVFAEQTGIDALAVAIGNAHGNYPSAPKLAFDVLEQIHNKVDIPLVLHGGSGITDSDFQKAVSLGIKKVNIATASFNCLTKKVEEYIATEGKHNYFDLNEAMVQGTYENVKRHILVFNTPYRAQ from the coding sequence ATGGCACTGGTAAAAATGAAAACATTACTGGAAAATGCAGCAAAAAACAACAGAGGATGCGGTGCATTCAGCGTAGGCAATATGGAAATGGTAAAAGGAGCTGTCCGTGCGGCTGAGGAGCTTGACACTCCCATCATCCTGCAGATCGCGGAAGTCCGTCTGAAACACTCCCCTCTTGATCTGATGGGACCCATGATGGTGCAGGCAGCCAAATCTGCAAAGGTGGATGTTGCGGTGCATCTGGATCACGGCCTTACCTTTGAGACTGTGCAGAGAGCTTTGGAACTGGGCTTCACCTCTGTGATGCTGGATGCCTCCACACTTCCTTTTGAAGAAAATATTGCAGACACCAAAAAGGTTGTGGAGCTGGCTGCAAAATACGGTGCGACCGTGGAGGCAGAGCTTGGCCTGGTAGGCGGCAGCGAGGACGGAAGCTGCGACCACGGCATTCGCTGTACAGACCCGGATGATGCCAAAGTATTCGCGGAGCAGACCGGTATCGACGCTCTCGCGGTGGCCATCGGAAATGCACACGGAAATTATCCGTCAGCCCCAAAGCTGGCCTTTGACGTGCTGGAACAGATTCACAATAAAGTGGATATCCCTCTGGTACTTCACGGAGGCAGCGGCATCACGGATTCTGATTTCCAGAAGGCTGTCTCTCTTGGGATCAAGAAAGTAAATATTGCAACAGCAAGTTTCAACTGTCTGACAAAGAAGGTGGAAGAGTACATTGCCACAGAGGGAAAACACAATTACTTTGACTTGAATGAAGCGATGGTACAGGGAACATATGAGAATGTGAAACGTCACATTCTGGTATTCAACACACCGTACCGGGCACAGTAA
- a CDS encoding DUF3783 domain-containing protein yields MIRRPNILYYNNGQTEKGKVLEKAARRMGFDFSPILPQNVLQTVGYLAKIKGFPPRKISMLENLPSIPVDVMVMCNFTDDNLNHLLRMMKNGELPSVALKAVLTSQNCFWTFAHLVKELEEEHRDFMDREEEK; encoded by the coding sequence AATGGGCAGACGGAAAAGGGAAAAGTTTTGGAAAAAGCGGCACGCCGTATGGGATTTGATTTTTCTCCCATACTCCCACAAAATGTACTGCAGACAGTGGGATATCTGGCGAAAATTAAAGGCTTTCCTCCGCGGAAAATATCCATGCTGGAAAACCTTCCTTCTATTCCTGTGGATGTTATGGTTATGTGTAATTTCACTGACGATAACCTGAACCACCTTCTTCGTATGATGAAGAACGGAGAACTTCCGTCCGTTGCCTTAAAAGCAGTCCTCACATCCCAGAACTGCTTCTGGACATTTGCTCATCTTGTAAAAGAGCTGGAGGAAGAACACAGAGATTTTATGGATAGAGAAGAGGAAAAATAA